From the genome of Solidesulfovibrio carbinolicus, one region includes:
- a CDS encoding hybrid sensor histidine kinase/response regulator yields MSDPKILLVSDNPCLAAAVVRHCGSLSGLGAVQIHDPGAAADALCRGDGDGAFLLCVVDLTLPEEAVRRLAAASATSGVPWLAVAECYRPQFRNLSQELDAIDFVVAEAEDPAAVARYVDRLLKNRSARILIVEDSAFMRLFLRRLLRRYQFRVHMAASAAKALAILEHRPDIAAVIIDYDMPVQNGVELTRTIRRRFRLREICLIGISGKAPRSISAEFLKNGGDDYLHKPFEREELYCRVLHGVEAVERMLEIKRLERLRRMFLSMLAHDLKSPAGGIVGAANLILDGVCGEIGGEVREMAAVISQAGRRLCSLASNMQDLTRLETGRFEPALVLAHLDALALERARLAEATAAGKSIRVETRAPQLPPMNLDPDLIARVLDNLLSNAVKFSPPGSLVRLTLRPAGDEVVVRVADQGPGILAEERHRLFKPFERLSARPTAGEKSLGLGLAIAEGIVAAHGGRIWAESEPGQGAAFCFTLPMSMGFSDQADACISS; encoded by the coding sequence ATGTCCGACCCGAAGATTCTCCTTGTCTCCGACAATCCCTGCCTGGCTGCGGCCGTGGTGCGCCATTGCGGTTCGCTGTCGGGCTTGGGGGCCGTCCAGATTCACGATCCCGGCGCGGCGGCGGACGCGCTTTGCCGGGGCGACGGCGACGGGGCGTTCTTGCTGTGCGTGGTGGATTTGACCCTGCCTGAGGAGGCCGTGCGCCGTCTGGCCGCCGCCTCGGCGACAAGCGGGGTGCCCTGGCTGGCCGTGGCCGAGTGTTACCGGCCGCAGTTTCGCAATCTTTCCCAGGAACTCGACGCCATCGATTTCGTGGTGGCCGAGGCCGAGGACCCGGCTGCGGTGGCCCGGTATGTGGACCGGTTGCTCAAAAACCGCTCCGCCCGCATCCTCATCGTGGAAGATTCGGCCTTCATGCGCCTTTTTCTGCGCCGGCTGCTGCGCCGCTACCAGTTCCGGGTCCACATGGCCGCCTCGGCCGCCAAGGCCCTGGCCATTCTCGAACACCGGCCGGACATCGCGGCGGTCATCATCGACTACGACATGCCGGTGCAAAACGGCGTGGAGCTGACCCGGACCATACGACGGCGGTTTCGGCTGCGCGAGATCTGCCTCATCGGCATCTCAGGCAAGGCCCCGCGTTCCATCTCGGCGGAGTTTCTCAAAAACGGCGGCGACGACTACCTGCACAAGCCCTTTGAGCGCGAGGAACTCTATTGCCGGGTGCTCCACGGCGTGGAAGCCGTGGAACGGATGCTCGAAATCAAGCGCTTGGAACGGCTGCGCCGCATGTTTTTGTCCATGCTGGCCCATGATCTCAAAAGCCCGGCCGGGGGCATCGTCGGCGCGGCCAACCTCATCCTCGACGGGGTGTGCGGCGAGATCGGCGGGGAAGTGCGCGAAATGGCGGCCGTCATCAGCCAGGCCGGCCGGCGGCTGTGTTCCCTGGCTTCCAACATGCAAGATCTCACCCGCCTGGAGACCGGCCGGTTCGAACCGGCCCTGGTCCTGGCCCACCTCGACGCCCTGGCCCTGGAGCGGGCCAGGCTGGCCGAGGCCACCGCCGCCGGCAAGTCCATCCGGGTGGAAACCCGCGCCCCGCAGCTGCCGCCCATGAACCTTGACCCCGACCTCATCGCCCGGGTGCTGGACAACCTGCTGTCCAACGCCGTGAAGTTTTCCCCGCCCGGCAGCCTGGTGCGCCTGACCCTGCGCCCGGCTGGAGACGAGGTGGTGGTGCGGGTGGCCGACCAGGGGCCGGGCATCCTGGCCGAAGAGCGCCACCGCCTGTTCAAGCCCTTTGAGCGCCTCTCGGCCCGGCCCACGGCCGGAGAAAAGAGCCTGGGCCTGGGGCTGGCCATCGCCGAAGGCATCGTGGCCGCCCATGGCGGGCGCATCTGGGCGGAGTCCGAGCCCGGGCAGGGCGCGGCCTTCTGCTTCACCCTGCCCATGTCGATGGGGTTTTCGGATCAGGCCGACGCCTGCATCAGCTCGTAG
- a CDS encoding glycosyltransferase family 2 protein codes for MVSVVLPARNAAAVLPAALESLAAQTLDDVEVLVIDDGSDDGGATKNVATSMAGRDRRFRLISRPHEGIAAALNAGLAAARGRYVARLDADDVCLPERLALQARHLDAHPYLGLVSCRAAYGGDAEACRGYLAHIEWCNTVASPEAIRQAIFRESPLPHPTVMFRRELPARYGGYRQGDFPEDYELWLRWLEAGVVMDKLPETLVVWNDPPGRLSRTDPRYAPEAFFRIKAGYLARRLAKVNPFHPHIVVAGAGRVTRRRAELLCEHGIVIDAWLDIDPRKIGLLLGGRPVLHYNDAPGPQACFIVPYVASRGATDVILNRLGEFGFVPGRHCLPAA; via the coding sequence ATGGTTTCCGTTGTCCTGCCCGCGCGAAACGCCGCCGCCGTCCTGCCTGCCGCCCTGGAGAGCCTGGCCGCCCAAACCCTGGACGACGTTGAAGTCCTCGTCATCGACGACGGTTCCGACGACGGCGGCGCCACCAAAAACGTCGCCACGTCCATGGCCGGCCGCGACCGACGTTTTCGGCTCATTTCCCGGCCCCACGAAGGCATCGCCGCCGCCCTGAACGCCGGCCTGGCCGCCGCCCGGGGGCGCTACGTGGCCCGTCTGGACGCCGACGACGTCTGCCTGCCCGAGCGGCTGGCACTCCAGGCCCGCCACCTCGACGCCCATCCATACCTCGGGCTGGTCTCCTGCCGGGCGGCGTACGGCGGCGATGCCGAGGCCTGCCGGGGCTATCTGGCCCATATCGAATGGTGCAACACGGTGGCCTCCCCCGAAGCCATCCGCCAGGCCATCTTCCGGGAATCCCCCCTGCCCCATCCCACGGTGATGTTTCGCCGGGAGCTGCCGGCCCGTTACGGCGGCTATCGCCAGGGCGATTTCCCCGAGGACTACGAACTGTGGCTGCGCTGGCTGGAAGCCGGCGTGGTCATGGACAAGCTGCCCGAGACGCTTGTGGTCTGGAACGATCCGCCGGGCCGGCTTTCGCGCACCGATCCGCGCTACGCCCCGGAAGCCTTTTTCCGCATCAAGGCCGGCTACCTGGCCCGACGCCTGGCCAAGGTGAATCCTTTCCATCCCCATATCGTGGTGGCCGGAGCAGGACGCGTCACCCGTCGCCGGGCCGAACTGTTGTGCGAGCACGGCATTGTCATCGACGCCTGGCTCGACATCGATCCGCGCAAGATCGGACTGCTGCTTGGCGGCCGGCCGGTGCTGCATTACAACGACGCCCCGGGGCCGCAGGCGTGTTTCATCGTTCCCTATGTGGCCAGCCGAGGGGCTACTGATGTAATTTTGAACAGACTTGGCGAGTTCGGTTTCGTTCCAGGCCGCCACTGCCTGCCAGCCGCCTAA
- a CDS encoding ATP-binding protein, with protein MTWRRLESLRTRLLWLVALTLAPVLALHVASAVEKQRSARAAVDRGLHSIADLAAGNARSLLEDDANILRGIARIAVIRSGAPEEASLLLTDALAVFPSFKDLILVRPDGTVTAASAQPDRPTRSLGDRPWLRQALDAPAACVIAFGPDTIDGAPGLVLAQAVRGPDDTLVGVCALTLAPDWFAAIFRDIRMPQAARACLFSEAGTVLTTWPPKPQAAGKTVAGADVVLPRLYEAASLVWTGQGPDDEIRRAVFAPVAAPGGQRLFIRLSQPQAIHEALLLGAWQRDMLLFGLAVALALAAAWWFNRAFLLRPMGQFVTMAQDMAAGNLDRRSGLAESKGEMGELGRALDAMADKLEERIRFTQELIDAIPAPIFYKDLEGRYLGCNAAYERAIRPLPRIRRRTVHELELPAQAALCAKTDRAVLSGEAETVEYETSLIFSDQTAHDVVVFKSRFHDVAGRTAGVIGVLLDITGRKRSEAELLASRTRYKLLLDSMGDGFVVMSSDFRLVESNPAFQEMTGYGPDELTAMTYHDITPEAWHEPEQRLLAEVDAKGSAEVFEKEYRRKDGTILPVAVRPHRHPESPGEDRRYFAVVRDIADVKAIEADLRQAKEAAETANRAKSDFLAKMSHEIRTPLHAVIGMTELTLGTELSPQQRDALETAREAAGNLLGIINDVLDLSRIEAKGLELVIQDFDLRRTLAGVARTLRPQAARKGLFLTLAVAPNTPRHVRGDQGRVRQILLNLVGNAVKFTREGGVTVTVAAPDGDPGQLELAVADTGIGIAPDRLERIFDMFTQADRTVALNFGGTGLGLAICRELVRSMGGEIAVDSVPGQGTVFRVRLRLTPAQVVPTEPARRPVAAPQADASPLRVLVAEDNPINVKVATTFLSRRGHQTTVAANGARALECLGRETFDLVLMDVEMPELDGMEATRRLRAGLAGEANRCVPVAAMTAHALAGSMERCLAAGMTEFLPKPLDFALLAELLARVASNEAGPAVAKPAAQATPETAAVLEREAALRRLGGDEALLAEVEEDFLRQYPRKLRLIRLCSDAENWEEAALAAHSLKNVAGAVGAEAARRLAGQLEDQLRRRDAEAAHETGLALKKNLDEAAAAIRSAKPTLGNAAPRT; from the coding sequence ATGACTTGGCGACGGCTTGAGAGCCTGCGCACAAGGCTGCTGTGGCTTGTCGCGCTGACCCTGGCCCCGGTCCTGGCGCTGCACGTCGCCTCGGCCGTGGAAAAACAGCGTTCCGCCCGGGCCGCCGTGGACCGGGGGCTGCACAGCATCGCCGACCTGGCCGCCGGCAACGCCCGAAGCCTCCTTGAGGACGACGCCAACATCCTGCGGGGCATCGCCAGAATCGCGGTCATCAGGTCCGGCGCCCCTGAAGAAGCGTCCCTTCTGCTTACCGACGCCCTGGCCGTCTTTCCTTCCTTCAAGGACTTGATCCTGGTGCGCCCCGACGGCACGGTGACGGCAGCCTCCGCCCAACCGGACAGGCCGACGCGAAGCCTCGGCGACCGCCCCTGGCTGCGCCAGGCCTTGGACGCGCCAGCGGCCTGCGTCATCGCTTTCGGGCCGGACACCATCGACGGCGCGCCGGGCCTGGTGCTGGCCCAGGCCGTGCGCGGCCCGGACGACACGCTCGTCGGCGTGTGCGCGCTGACCCTGGCCCCGGACTGGTTCGCCGCCATCTTCCGGGACATCCGGATGCCCCAGGCCGCCCGGGCCTGCTTGTTCTCCGAGGCGGGGACAGTGCTGACCACTTGGCCGCCAAAACCGCAAGCCGCCGGCAAGACCGTGGCCGGCGCGGACGTCGTCCTGCCGCGCCTTTACGAGGCGGCGAGCCTGGTCTGGACCGGCCAGGGGCCGGACGATGAAATACGGCGCGCCGTGTTCGCGCCCGTGGCCGCCCCTGGCGGGCAACGTCTGTTTATCCGCTTAAGCCAGCCCCAGGCCATCCACGAGGCCCTGCTCCTCGGGGCCTGGCAGCGCGACATGCTCCTTTTCGGCCTGGCCGTGGCCCTGGCCCTGGCCGCCGCCTGGTGGTTCAACCGGGCATTTCTCCTGCGCCCCATGGGCCAGTTCGTGACCATGGCCCAGGATATGGCCGCCGGCAACCTCGACCGCCGCTCGGGTCTGGCCGAGAGCAAGGGCGAGATGGGCGAACTCGGCCGAGCCCTGGACGCCATGGCCGACAAGCTCGAAGAACGCATCCGCTTCACCCAGGAGCTCATCGACGCCATTCCCGCGCCGATATTCTACAAAGATCTCGAAGGGCGTTACCTGGGCTGCAACGCCGCCTACGAGCGCGCCATCCGCCCCCTGCCCCGCATCCGCAGGCGCACCGTTCATGAATTGGAACTCCCGGCCCAGGCGGCGCTATGCGCCAAGACCGACCGCGCCGTGCTCTCAGGCGAGGCTGAAACCGTTGAATACGAAACATCACTCATCTTCAGCGACCAGACCGCCCACGACGTGGTGGTCTTCAAGAGCCGATTCCATGATGTCGCCGGCCGCACAGCCGGGGTCATCGGCGTACTGCTGGACATCACCGGCCGCAAGCGCTCCGAAGCCGAACTCCTGGCCTCGCGCACCCGCTACAAGCTGCTCCTGGACAGCATGGGCGACGGCTTTGTCGTCATGTCCAGCGACTTCCGACTGGTGGAATCCAACCCGGCTTTTCAGGAAATGACCGGCTACGGCCCGGACGAACTGACGGCAATGACCTACCACGACATCACTCCCGAGGCCTGGCACGAGCCTGAGCAGCGCCTTCTGGCCGAAGTGGACGCCAAGGGGTCCGCCGAGGTTTTCGAGAAGGAATATCGCCGCAAGGACGGCACGATCCTGCCCGTGGCCGTGCGCCCGCACCGCCATCCCGAAAGCCCGGGCGAGGATCGCCGCTATTTCGCGGTGGTGCGCGACATCGCCGACGTCAAGGCCATCGAGGCCGACCTGCGCCAAGCCAAGGAGGCGGCCGAAACCGCCAACCGGGCCAAAAGCGATTTCCTGGCCAAAATGAGCCACGAGATCCGCACCCCCCTGCACGCCGTCATTGGCATGACCGAGCTGACTCTTGGCACCGAGCTTTCCCCCCAGCAGCGCGACGCCCTGGAAACCGCCCGGGAGGCCGCCGGCAATCTGCTGGGCATCATCAACGACGTGCTGGATCTGTCGCGCATCGAGGCCAAGGGGCTGGAACTGGTCATCCAGGACTTCGATCTGCGACGCACCCTGGCCGGCGTGGCCCGCACCCTGCGCCCCCAGGCTGCCCGCAAGGGCCTTTTCCTCACCCTGGCCGTGGCCCCGAACACCCCCCGCCATGTCCGGGGTGACCAGGGACGGGTGCGGCAGATCCTGCTCAACCTCGTGGGCAACGCCGTCAAGTTCACCCGGGAAGGCGGCGTCACCGTCACCGTCGCCGCCCCGGACGGCGACCCCGGCCAGTTGGAACTGGCCGTGGCCGACACCGGCATCGGCATCGCCCCGGACCGTCTGGAACGCATCTTCGACATGTTCACCCAGGCCGACCGCACCGTAGCCTTGAATTTCGGCGGCACGGGCCTGGGGCTGGCCATCTGCCGCGAACTCGTCCGCAGCATGGGCGGCGAGATTGCCGTGGACAGCGTTCCGGGCCAAGGCACGGTCTTTCGGGTCAGGCTGCGTCTCACCCCGGCCCAGGTCGTCCCCACCGAGCCGGCCCGACGCCCGGTGGCCGCGCCCCAGGCCGACGCCAGTCCCCTGCGCGTGCTGGTGGCCGAGGACAACCCAATAAACGTCAAGGTGGCGACCACCTTTTTAAGTCGTCGGGGCCACCAGACCACGGTGGCCGCCAACGGCGCGCGCGCCCTGGAATGCCTTGGCCGGGAAACCTTCGATCTGGTGCTCATGGATGTGGAGATGCCCGAACTCGACGGCATGGAGGCCACCCGCCGGCTGCGGGCGGGCCTGGCCGGCGAGGCCAACCGCTGTGTGCCCGTGGCGGCCATGACCGCCCATGCCCTGGCCGGCTCCATGGAACGCTGCCTGGCCGCCGGCATGACGGAATTTCTGCCTAAACCCCTGGATTTTGCGCTCTTGGCCGAGCTTTTGGCCCGAGTGGCGTCCAACGAGGCCGGCCCGGCCGTTGCGAAACCGGCCGCCCAGGCCACGCCGGAAACCGCCGCCGTCCTGGAACGCGAGGCGGCCCTGCGCCGTCTGGGCGGCGACGAAGCCTTGCTGGCCGAGGTGGAAGAGGATTTCCTGCGCCAGTACCCCCGCAAACTGCGGCTGATCCGATTGTGCAGCGACGCCGAAAACTGGGAGGAGGCCGCCCTGGCCGCCCATTCGCTCAAAAACGTGGCCGGAGCCGTCGGCGCGGAAGCCGCCCGGCGGCTGGCCGGACAACTGGAAGACCAGCTTCGCCGGCGCGACGCCGAGGCGGCCCATGAAACGGGCCTGGCCCTCAAAAAAAACCTGGACGAGGCCGCCGCCGCCATCCGTAGCGCCAAGCCGACGCTGGGGAACGCCGCCCCCCGGACGTAG
- a CDS encoding acetate uptake transporter — METKLANPAPLGLMGFGMTTILLNIHNAGWFPVGSMVLAMGIFYGGVAQVIAGIMEFKKGNTFGLTAFASYGLFWLTLAGLILLPKMGLADPTPHAFMGWYLFLWGLFTLFMFFGTLRGSLVLRFIFGSLTVLFFLLALRDWLGSEAIGRLAGYEGIVCGASACYLAMAEVLEEQYGRKILPVG; from the coding sequence ATGGAAACGAAATTGGCCAATCCCGCCCCCCTGGGACTCATGGGCTTCGGCATGACCACCATCCTGCTCAACATCCACAACGCCGGGTGGTTTCCCGTGGGGTCCATGGTGCTGGCCATGGGCATCTTCTACGGCGGCGTGGCCCAGGTCATCGCCGGAATCATGGAATTTAAAAAGGGCAACACCTTTGGGCTGACGGCCTTTGCCAGCTACGGCCTGTTTTGGTTGACCCTGGCCGGGCTCATCCTGCTGCCCAAGATGGGGCTGGCCGACCCCACGCCCCATGCCTTCATGGGCTGGTATCTTTTTTTGTGGGGGCTTTTCACCTTGTTTATGTTCTTCGGAACCTTGCGCGGTTCGCTGGTTCTGCGGTTTATTTTCGGCTCGCTGACGGTGCTGTTTTTCCTACTGGCCTTGCGGGATTGGCTGGGGTCGGAAGCCATCGGCCGGCTGGCCGGCTACGAGGGCATCGTGTGCGGGGCCAGCGCCTGCTATCTGGCCATGGCCGAAGTATTGGAAGAACAGTACGGCCGTAAAATCCTGCCCGTGGGCTAG